A window of the Dictyoglomus sp. genome harbors these coding sequences:
- the cmr5 gene encoding type III-B CRISPR module-associated protein Cmr5 has protein sequence MSEKETIITKLEKGRAEFAYNCVKEAIKFLDVRKKKEYRSYIRKIPQMILSNGLGQTLAFIYSKKEDGNAYDLIYKQFINYLKSDSPARIKIPTNENELIEWVISLDSYNYRYVTEELLAFLNWLKRFAEGMIEEEEE, from the coding sequence ATGTCTGAGAAAGAAACAATAATTACAAAACTTGAAAAGGGGAGAGCAGAGTTTGCATATAATTGTGTAAAGGAAGCAATAAAATTCTTGGATGTTAGAAAAAAGAAAGAATATCGCTCCTATATTAGAAAAATTCCTCAAATGATATTATCCAATGGATTAGGACAGACACTTGCTTTTATATATTCAAAAAAGGAAGATGGAAATGCCTATGATCTAATATATAAACAGTTCATTAACTACTTAAAAAGTGATTCACCCGCAAGAATTAAAATACCAACTAATGAAAATGAACTTATTGAATGGGTTATATCTCTTGATTCTTATAATTATCGCTATGTAACGGAAGAACTTCTTGCTTTCCTTAATTGGCTTAAAAGATTCGCAGAGGGAATGATTGAAGAAGAGGAGGAATAA
- the cmr4 gene encoding type III-B CRISPR module RAMP protein Cmr4: MFREKRLLFLITETPLHAGSGSEVGIVDLPIQRERYTDFPKIESSGLKGCIREAFEGYRIFENNESKLINNPKVNELLEDFPQLQESWVIQQDKERQQKTDKNGNKLIKFDEALYLLFGPEDEEAYAGAITITDARILLFPVKSLKGIFAWITCPMVLERFKKDLEIIGVESFRFNNFNNFVNTLPKESNIKISSKIVLEEFTFDVKEDETTRNIAEWFSERIFPNENSYKFWREKIKKDLVILSDDDFRQFTKTSTEVITRTKIDDKTGTVLSGALWTEEYLPQDTILYTLIMFTPTRVEKEDQKGVFRANSPQNEVELVCKFFEKGLPEVIQIGGNQTIGKGFVRTNILRKEV; the protein is encoded by the coding sequence ATGTTTAGAGAAAAAAGGTTGTTATTTCTAATAACAGAAACTCCCCTTCATGCTGGAAGTGGAAGTGAGGTTGGAATTGTTGATCTTCCTATTCAGCGAGAAAGATATACTGATTTTCCCAAAATAGAAAGTTCAGGGCTTAAAGGATGTATTAGAGAAGCCTTCGAAGGATATAGAATATTTGAAAACAATGAAAGTAAATTAATTAATAACCCGAAAGTCAATGAACTTCTTGAAGATTTTCCTCAATTACAGGAATCATGGGTGATACAGCAGGATAAAGAAAGACAACAGAAAACTGATAAGAATGGAAATAAGCTAATAAAATTCGACGAAGCTCTTTATTTACTCTTCGGTCCTGAAGATGAAGAAGCTTATGCCGGTGCAATAACTATTACTGATGCAAGAATTCTTCTTTTTCCAGTAAAATCATTAAAAGGTATATTTGCTTGGATTACTTGTCCTATGGTTCTTGAAAGATTTAAAAAAGATTTGGAAATTATTGGCGTGGAGAGTTTTAGGTTTAATAACTTTAATAACTTTGTTAATACTTTGCCCAAAGAAAGTAACATCAAAATTTCTTCTAAGATTGTATTAGAAGAGTTTACTTTTGATGTAAAAGAAGATGAAACTACTAGAAACATAGCAGAATGGTTTTCTGAAAGGATCTTTCCAAATGAAAATTCTTATAAATTTTGGCGTGAGAAAATAAAAAAAGATTTAGTTATTTTATCTGACGACGATTTTAGACAATTTACGAAGACTTCAACAGAAGTAATAACAAGAACAAAAATTGATGATAAAACGGGAACAGTTCTATCAGGAGCATTATGGACAGAAGAATATTTACCACAGGATACTATACTCTATACTCTTATTATGTTTACACCTACAAGAGTAGAAAAGGAGGATCAAAAAGGAGTTTTTAGAGCAAATTCACCTCAAAATGAAGTAGAACTTGTTTGTAAATTTTTTGAAAAGGGACTTCCTGAAGTAATTCAAATTGGGGGAAACCAGACTATTGGTAAAGGATTTGTGAGAACAAATATTTTAAGAAAGGAGGTTTGA
- the cmr6 gene encoding type III-B CRISPR module RAMP protein Cmr6: MNINIKIEDKKTYEFYNPKDTVEILYREILKKGIWKLNIKNNKEEKKDWWYESKNDFEKNINLLFSKFIPKSSLRNEEKENKDKYLQFIISELAKLEEKLINFNFIKERNQELTKILERYGYTKLSFEAICSWRLIIGLGGTHPQETSMTLHHVYGIPYIPGSAIKGVTRHWAILKFADHSVKEENEDFSEVLEKISKGLEKGENFDLTVDGITFIDLIQIFGTQKEIGKVIFMDAYPISKINLKIDIMNSHYPQYYLGKEPPADWQNPVPIKFLTIEKTKFQFYLLSHNRNLLSCAEKLLKEALREHGLGAKTSLGYGTFDMI; encoded by the coding sequence ATGAATATAAATATAAAAATAGAAGATAAGAAAACTTACGAATTTTATAATCCAAAGGATACAGTAGAAATCTTATATAGAGAAATTCTAAAAAAAGGAATATGGAAATTAAATATAAAGAATAATAAAGAAGAAAAAAAGGATTGGTGGTATGAAAGTAAAAATGATTTCGAGAAAAACATAAACTTACTCTTTAGTAAATTTATACCTAAAAGTTCATTAAGAAATGAAGAGAAAGAAAATAAAGATAAATATCTCCAGTTTATAATAAGTGAATTAGCAAAATTAGAAGAAAAGCTTATAAATTTTAATTTTATAAAAGAAAGAAACCAAGAATTGACAAAAATTCTTGAAAGATATGGTTATACCAAATTAAGTTTTGAAGCTATATGTTCCTGGCGTCTCATTATTGGTCTTGGAGGAACTCATCCTCAAGAAACTTCAATGACTCTTCACCATGTTTATGGTATTCCCTATATCCCAGGCAGCGCTATTAAAGGAGTAACTAGACATTGGGCAATTTTAAAATTCGCAGACCATAGTGTTAAGGAAGAAAATGAAGATTTTTCAGAAGTTCTTGAAAAAATATCTAAAGGATTAGAAAAGGGAGAAAATTTTGATTTAACAGTGGATGGAATAACTTTTATTGACTTGATTCAGATTTTTGGAACTCAAAAAGAGATAGGAAAAGTAATTTTTATGGATGCCTATCCAATAAGTAAAATTAATTTAAAAATTGATATAATGAACTCTCACTATCCTCAATATTATTTAGGAAAAGAACCACCTGCTGACTGGCAAAATCCAGTTCCAATAAAATTTTTAACTATCGAAAAAACAAAATTTCAATTTTATCTTTTGTCTCATAATAGAAATCTTTTAAGC